The nucleotide window GGTGTTTCTGCTGCCGATGGTGTCCGCCACCGATCCGCTCACGGCCGTGTGGTTCCTGTCGGCTTCGTTCTTCTTCCTCGAAATTACGAACCCGGTGTTGTGGACGTTGCCGCTCGACATCGCCGGCAAGTATGCGGGCACCGCCGGCGGCATGATGAACACGGGCTTCGGCGTGGCGGGGATGATATCGCCGGTGGTGTTTGGCTATCTGATCGAGAAGACCGGCAGCTACAACGTGCCGTTCAATATCTCCGCGGGCCTGCTCGCGGTCGGTATCCTGGCCGCACTCTTCATCGACACCAGCAAGACCGTCGAGGCCGATGAGGAGCGCGAGCGCGCCGAGGGCGTGGAGTTGGGCGGCATGCCGTCTTTCCTGCACGCAGGCGCGGGTGTGAGGCTGGAGCGCCATCACTTGCGCCGGCCGTTGCGTTGGCGCAAGTGAGACGAGTGGCGTGAGTGACGAGAGTGGCGCAAGTTACGGAGGTCTCGCAATTCACGCAATTCACGCAATTCACGCAATTCACGCAATTCACGCAATTCACGCAAGGCGGGCGCATGGGCAGCGCCCGCCGCTTTCATTTGGCGGCTGGCTTGAGTGCGCGTAAGCGCCAGATCAGGCTTGACGTGTCGAACCGATTGCCGCCGAGCGCCTGCACGTCCGCATAGAATTGATCGACGAGCGCCGTCACCGGCAAGGACGCGCCATTGCGCTTCGCTTCGTCCAGGCAGAAGCCGAGGTCCTTGCGCATCCAGTCGACAGCAAAGCCGTAATCGAACTTGCCGTCGATCATGGTTTTGCCGCGATTGTCCATCTGCCAACTCGCCGCCGCGCCTTTGCCGATCACTTCCAGCACTAGCGGCATGTCGAGACCCGCAAGCTGGCCGAAGTTGATCGCCTCAGACAGTCCCTGCACCATGCCGGCGATGGCGATCTGGTTGACCATCTTCGCCAGTTGGCCGGCGCCCACGGCCCCGATCAGCGTGACGGCCGCCGCGTAGTGCGCGAGGACTGGTGACGCCTGCTCGAAGACGGCGGGCTCGCCGCCGCA belongs to Paraburkholderia aromaticivorans and includes:
- a CDS encoding NAD(P)-dependent oxidoreductase, giving the protein MNHPTAQPSTAAVRRVAFLGLGVMGYPMAGHLAKAGLDVTVYNRTASKAQQWVSEYGGRAANTPREAANGADLILACVGNDDDLRSITLGDDGAFAGMASNTAFVDHTTASANVARELAEIAGQKDLHFIDAPVSGGQSGAQNGKLTIMCGGEPAVFEQASPVLAHYAAAVTLIGAVGAGQLAKMVNQIAIAGMVQGLSEAINFGQLAGLDMPLVLEVIGKGAAASWQMDNRGKTMIDGKFDYGFAVDWMRKDLGFCLDEAKRNGASLPVTALVDQFYADVQALGGNRFDTSSLIWRLRALKPAAK